The Euphorbia lathyris chromosome 4, ddEupLath1.1, whole genome shotgun sequence genomic interval TTGATTCCATTATTTCAAGCCATTTTCTTgcaaaagaagaatcattaggaataacataaaaattaaaaagaaatattcacaaaaagtgCTTAATCTAACATcgatttttttttggttcgatATTACTATAAAATAAATCTTCGGCAAcagtgccaaaaacttgacacGCCTATATCTGACACTCAataactcactaagggataagttcacattgtcgttatcaagtaataaatctgaaaaGTCCAAGTAACGAGTGTTGGAATCTAGTTCCAAATggggggtgaatggaactattgaTAAATTTAAGACTTTATAAAATTCTCACACAATTAATTCAATAGCACAAGGCTACTCAGAATCAGAGGCAAAGTTTGATTGTTGCGTTAAATAGGAACAAAGCTTGATTCTGCTTCTGAACGTTAACACACTATGCCACTTAACTAGAGTAGCCTCTATGTGACTTTGTTAAACACGCTATTGAGTACAATAGTCAGAAGCAtaagttatatatttttaagcaCAGAAGaaagcaatataaatatgtcAAAATGAAAAGGTTAGAGAAATAGTTACGTAGtgatttatactggttcggccTCATGCCTatatccagtccccagaatactTTCTTTTGAGTTTTAATCCACTAGTGAACTCTTTCCAATAAGTAGAGCATAAACCCTTACAACAGATACAGAGCCCTGTAAAGTACATTCCTTTACACTCAACACTCAACTATCTATCTACCTCCCTTGTTGTTCACTTATAATCAAGTAAATAGAAGAGTTTCTGAACTTTTCTAAGCTATTGATAGTTTGTTCTTGCTCATAACACAATGAAAGAACTAAGAGCTATTACACTGATTAAgtaaattttgaattaaatgCGCGTTTTCTTTAGATGACAGAATTGTGGTTATTTGAGCTGATTTACATTTAAGCTTTCGGATGACATAAATTTaatatactgtcacgaaaaataatcAGATGACATGAAAATAAATGTATGTCATGTATCTTGTATCAtgtgaaaggaaaaatgacatagTGATAttcaagcaatgttcaaatGTATTTATTAACTACGATCTTAGTCAAACTTGCTCTTGATGTTAAATCCCTTGAAAATCTGTTAATAATCTCATACATCCcattaaagaattaccaaaatcaattaattatctTATCAGAAACATTTTCTAATTACCAAGTCAAAATAGGTTACTTTTTGGAAAGTTAATCTCATCCTTTTGGATACAAATTAAGCTCCAaatcaaatatgaaaaaatcaatatattaaaaataacaaaaagtaCTTGATACAAAttagaaatattaaaaaaatgctaaaaatataattaaaaacttaaaattgataaaatgaaGATAAATTaatcttaaaataaataaaaaatataaaataatcgCTAAAACCATAATAAAAGATAAAGATAAAATGTCCCTATCAAACTTCTTTACAACAATAGAGATAAAAGATAGATATAAACCGTAATAGGTCCTAAAGTCGCTTTGTTCGATCAACCTGCTCTTTATTGGTAGGGGTATTCATTGATTGGTTCGGTCTGAAAACAGAACTGAACCGAAATAACCAAAAACCAAatagttttaaaaataaataccgAACATAAccgaataataataaattaccgAACCGAACTGACCGAATTATTTCAGTTGGTTTGGTTATTCAGTTTTCTTgcattaaaaaatttcattaacaATTATTTCTATATAAGGTTAATATTATGCtatcatttatttatatatacaaccgtttttgtttttgtttttcctttgaaAATAACTAActttttattgaaagaaaaaatgataaaaaatttatatagaaatgaAATCACTTTCAATTCAAATATGAAGTAGTGTACAAATGTACTAAATTGGTAGGCAAACATTaaacaaactaataaaataattagttgtagtttttttttttttagaaacataATAATTAGTTGTAGTTAATCCAAGAAATATCATGCTTAACAAAAATTCCAATAATATAATTCTTAATCAAATATAATTTAGAACAATAAACGACATACACCagatatataataataaatctaatttctaattatactaaatttatttCGGTCTGTTCGGTGAATTcggtaattttgatttaaaaaccgaaccgaccaaaattaccgaaatattacaaaaaaaaataaaaccgaaATTAAACCTAATAGACCGAAAAACCAAAATTTATTGGTtcggtcggttatttcggtcTGATATGGTTTTTGAGCACTCCTATTTATTGGTCCGCTCAAAGGGTTAATATATATACTTTCATCATAGAGTCATAAGAGTGCTTACAAAACATCGTTTTGACGTGGAGGGACCATAAACTTTGTGCTAAGCCCGTTAAAAACTTGCCCCCAATTGCTTAGACTGCCACCCCATTTTACCTGACAAATGTTGAAAACAAAAATTCTAGTAATATTCAATCTTATTACACCTTTATTACATTATAAGAACATTTTTAATGCAGAAAAAAGACTCATAATTTTAGTAAAAAAGTCCATCTTTATAAATGAAAAGACCTCACAAATTTGTGCATATAAACTTTTATACTTCAGTGAGATATTTACAAATCACCCAAATCACAAGTTTGATTTTTATACCTATTCTTTAATCTATATTAGGACGAAATCCGAGCGTTGCTTccgaaaatttaaaaaagatTTGTTTAAACATATATtgtaggtaaaaaaaattatagttatTTTAATGGTTTCTTTTAACAACTTTacatatacataaaaaaaaaaccaacaaaaGAATGAGATTATACACAttgtaacaataataataataaaaaaagctcTAAGTGATACTgttatatgtaaaaaaaaaattgacatcaCCATATAGACATAAATGGACATTGAGATCCACTTGCTTCAACATTGACTAGAGTTGCTAAAATGGGAGAAAGTGCATGACTCAAAATCGCTATATATTTTCCAAGAGCAGtaatttgtaattaaaaaaacaaaaaatatagcAGAAAGCAGTTTGCATGGAGAAAGAACTCATGAAATAATCCAACACTTTCAGAGCCTTCATAATTTGGTATCATAAAACtatataaactaataaaaattgaaaatatttttataaaaagaccgagagaataaattaaaattataaattacaggCTTAATGCCACCCCAGcccctttaacttgtccaaattgatcattttaccccctcaactcatcaaatatcttatttaccctcttaactccataaaagtggtatttctcatctCTTCAACTTATCCATTtatcccccaactcatagaatgttctatttacccccttaactccacaaaagtggtatttctcaccccttacaatccgttatcgatgcctaaattaatacttttttttaaaggttaaacctatattggtgttattttatacgtggaaccTTTGATACTTCCTtaaaaaccatagacctattttggtactttatccctacatataatgtctttaacttgtttatattaatgacaaaataaacacatgaaggatcaatataattatcaaattaagacaaaataaaaaagttgatattagaaaaatatattttcaaactcatttgaataagttctattaattttgcactataaaagggtaagaaataccacttttatggagttaggGGGGTAAAtgggacattcgatgagttggggatggataaaatgaccaatttgaacaagttaagggtgtgagaaataccatttttatagagttaatggggtaaatagaacattcgatgagttataggggtaaaatgatcaatttggacaagtATTAGACCTAAATTATATCAAGAAAAAGCACCAAAGCAAATCATATTCTAAGTTTGGAAACTTTCTATCCACACACTCGATTAACAATCAAAAATCCACATTCCATCAATTCGAAatccaaattttaatttacacattCCCTTAGGGTTCGTTTGGTAtgtcgtaatgcaatgtaatgtaatcaatgtcgtaatgtaatcaaagttgtaatgtaatggaatggaatagtcATTCTATTACCATTTTTGGTTGACAATTATGATGTAATGTAATAACTATTACAATACTTATATGTTCCTACTTAAAtgcaatcataaaattttatttacataattaaaatcaacgaaaaacataaaaaatatgaaaatcaaatacaaaattagattaaccaaaatcaataaattagtattAGTTTTTTGcttaatcatatttttttacattgttctcgtttcttttaatttccattttcaacatttttcaccgtttttctattttctcattttttccggtttttcatttttcgcattttttcggagttttcaattttcatgtttttctactttttgcgtttttgacAAGAATGAGAGGTGGGATTtgagaaatgagaggttagatgacaatgtaatgagaactcaagtcatttttctatgtaatagagattacaagatttcttcaacaaaatttaactcaaggttttctcattccattacaatgaaattgtaacatgcaaccaaacatggtaacgAGTCTTCAATGTAATGGTTATTTCATTACGAAGGTCATTACTTCTTACCAAACGACACGTTAGAGTCCATAGGAGAAAAGAACAGAGGTGCTAAGAGGCCTAGGATATATCATATGCCCCTCTCGCACATATTTTTAGTTAAAGTCGATTAGAAagaattcaaaattggaaaaataactAGTAAGGCAAGAAATTTTCCAATCAAGATCCTAAACCAAAAGTAAAAAGCAATTATTCCAGTTGAAGAAGGTAGAATTGGATTCAGTGTAGGAAGAAAAAGTCGCAAGAACCCTAAGAAACACGTATGAAGTACTTATTTCAAAATCGCAGAAATAGTACAAAAACGCTTACGATGTACTGAAATTGAAAATCGATTTGCCATTTAGAGGAGCATGGAACCGGAATGACGATAAATGTTCGGGAGAAACATTTTTTTTCGACAGGGAAGAGGGGGAGAAAGAGAAGTCTGGACAAAAGGTAGATGGTAGGAATGTAGGCctaaactacgtagttttgagtggtgTGTCTGAGAAAAGCAAGGGCAGAAgtaggaaaaggaaaggaagaggaaaagatTTCGAACCTGGAGTTGACGTGAAGGTATGTGATGCTGATAATTGCAAATTGGTAAAGTCCTGTAAATTGCAATTGATTTCATGTTAATGTTCATTTCCTCAttctataatttattatttattcatttaagtAGCAAATTGATTCGCAGAAGCAAGCTGACTAGTTAAATTTAGACTTTTTTTAGTCAGTATTTACGTTATCTATTCGATTGATGAGTTCATGTGATGATGCAAAGCATTTTCAGTTTATCAATACAGAACTCTAGTTTATAATTGGCTTAGCTGGAATGATTTCATTTCCTTATTGACAGAGCACTACTCAACAATGAATCTCTGATGACTCAATgaataaaaaaggagtggaCTTTTGTGTATTTCTCCAACTATATAACCACATGTTTTACTTTCATATCTGAACATTCATTAACTTGCTAATCAAATGGCAGGTCTAAATACAGTTTTGCTTGCTTGGCTTCTGCTTATAAACCTCATCCACAGTGTTATTTGTAGCAGCCATGGCATTTCTGATGGAGAACGAAAGGTATTTTCATTTCCTCTTTCTAATCTctaattaattacttaaatCTGGTTTCTTCAGTGTATTAATTTGACATTTATTACTTCATTAATTAGTTCCTCATGGCAAATAGAGTTTTTGATATGGATGCAGGTGTACATTGTGTATATGGGAGAACGTCCAAAGGGTGAATTTAGTGCATCAATGCTGCATACTAGTATGTTGCAACAAATTCTTGGCAGGTAATATTGGTGcttcaaatttgaaattatatatatcttGTGTTTTAGATTTTAAATTCAGATTTAATCTTCTGTAAATTGTGAAGTTTTAAATCAGCTAACTTGgtcaattttattgaatttcaaTAGTGGCGCATCAGATTATCTACTTCACAGCTACCATAGGAGCTTCAACGGTTTTGCAGCAAAGTTGACACAAGAGGAGAAGCAGAAAATGGCTGGTTGGTGACACCTAGGGATAACTATTATGACACGACAATAtgatttacaaaatcaatccgACAAACATGATACAATTGACATGattatcatttttctagtatttatatgtatattgagaCTTCTTGTTATGATTTACTATTATTATTGTAGGTGTGGAAGGTGTAGTGTCTGTGTTCCTTAGTCAAAAGATGAAACTTCAGACTACAAGGTCCTGGAATTTCATGAACTTCTCAGTCAATGCCACAAGATCAACAAATGAAAGTAACATCATTGTTGGAATGTTTGACGCTGGAGTTTGGCCTGAATCCGAAAGTTTTAATGACGAAGGATATGGTCCTCCTCCATCCAAATGGAAGGGAACTTGCCAAGGAAACTCAAACTTCACTTGCAATAAGTAATCTAATCTAATTTATCTATGAACCGAAATCACTAAACAGagttaataattattatatgcACTTGCAGCAAAATAATTGGAGCTCGATACTACCATAGTGATGGGGCAGTAGGCCCTGAAGAATTTGATTCTCCGAGAGATTCAGAAGGACATGGAACTCACACTGCATCAATAGTAGCAGGAGACGTAGTTAGTCAAGCAAGCCTACTAGGCTTTGCCTCGGGGACAGCTCGAGGAGGTGTTCCTTCCGCTCGAATTGCTGTTTACAAGATATGTTGGTCTGATGGATGTTCAGATGCAGACATTCTTGCAGCATTTGATGATGCTATTGCTGATGGAGTTGATATAATCTCTCTTTCTGTCGGATTAAATTGGCCAGTGGCAGTGGACTATTTCGAGGATCCGATAGCAATTGGAGCTTTCTATTCTATGAAGAATGGTATACTCACATCTAATGCTGCTGGTAATTATGGTCCAGCTCTTATGTCGATTGCAAATTATTCACCATGGTCTCTTTCTGTGGGTGCTAGCACTATAGACAGAAAGTTCGTGACCAAGTTAAAATTAGGTAATGGAGTCATCTTTGAGGTGAGGATTCATCTTTCATTTTATTGATCAATCAAAACTTTTCATTTCATTATCATCTCATGATTATGTACCAAGTTTCCTCTATTTTCAGGGAGTTTCTATAAATACTTTCTCGCCTGAAAATACTATGTATCCGATTATCTATGCTGGTAATGCTCAGAATACATCAACATGGGAAAGTTCGAGGTAAACAAAATAGTAGTGCAAGGTTGAACATAACAAGCAAAACAACTGATGATAATTCTGAAATGCAGGTCTTGCTTCATAGACTCATTGAATAAGACTTTGGTTGAAGGGAAAATTGTTCTTTGTGATAATGAATTGGCTGACAAAGATTTGCTTGCCGTTGGTGCATTTGGCATGATATCCAACTTCGGAAAACACCGCGATGTAGCTGGGAGTTTTGCTTTACCAGCTACACAGATAAGCTCTACTAATATAACTTATTTGTTGAACTACTTGAACTCTACCAGGTAATCCTTTCCAGAGAACTTCTACTATATATTCTCGGAGTACTATATTGCTCTGGAAGTATTGTATAATTTCGGTTCTTTTTTTCGGGTGAATTTTAATAGAAACATAAGACGTCAACTAGTACTAATTTcactattttttataatatttcacTAGTGAACCAACTGCAAAAATATTCAAGAGTGTCGAAAATAAGGATGAATTTGCCCCGTATGTACTTTCGCTTTCCTCAAGAGGACCTAGTCCTATAACTAAAGATATTATGAAGGTAAGTAACTCTAGAGGAATTTCTATATGCCAATGGATTTGGCATAATGCCACATAGTAATGAATTTTTACTTCCTTTTTCCCTTCAGCCTGACTTAACTGCTCCTGGAGTGGACATATTAGCAGCATGGTCTGAAGCTACTAGTGTGACAGGATCAAAAATGGATAAAAGAGTAGTTCAATACAACATAATTTCAGGCACATCCATGTCTTGTCCCCATGCATCCGCCGCAGCTGCTTATGTCAAGTCATTTCACCCAACTTGGTCTCCTGCTGCCATCAAATCCGCTCTTATGACAACAGGTAATGGCTTCAAATAGCGACAGAATTTCTGCAGGTTTGATACTACTGACGAAATCGAGGGTCTAATAGGGTCACTGATTCTTAGTCCTCCAAAAAAGCTAtaatttttaacatattttGGCCCATTGACATTGACTGTTTTGTTCTGCCTCTATCATTGGCTTGATCTACCACATATAAAACATCAATCTAACAATAAGTTTGTAATTCCTGCTATTTTATGTTCTCCCTTGCAGCCTATCCCGTGAGTTCTTCCCGGAAAACCGATGCTGAATTTGCATATGGATCAGGGCATATAAATCCTACCAAGGCAATGGACCCTGGTTTAGTATATGATGCTGAAGAACTTGATTATGTTAAGTTTTTATGTGGACAAGGGTATAATACTAGGCAACTTCAGGATATTACTGGAGACAGTAGTGCATGTTCTGAACAAATAAATGGAACTGTGTGGGATCTAAACTACCCTTCTTTCGCGGTGTCTGTGCTGCCTGGAGAAACTATAGCTCGGGAATTTCATAGAACTGTGACGAATGTTGGTTCACCATCATCTACTTATAAGGCACTCATACATAGTCCACCAGGACTTAAAATCCAAGTTGAACCAGATGTTCTGTCCTTCCAATTTGTTGGGCAAAAACAGGATTTCACAGTTACTGTTGAAGCTGTTGGGAGTGATGAATATCCAATCTCCTCTGGTATTTTGATTTGGGATGATGGTGTTCATCTAGTTAGAACTCCCATTGTGggatttatttataatttttgacCATGATTCTGGTTGTTATTTTCTTCAGATATTGAACCATAAATAAGTGGTGTTTTTATTGTGATGAGTGCtataaaataattgaaatttgaaagaTTCTATTAACATGAACATATATAATGAACTGTTTATTATTGATAATGTactaataaataaagaaaatttaaattaacATACTACTAcgaattcacactttggtatctGAATtatattttgtcccaaaaatatacttcaactaacgatgaccggacaattttgCCAATTTTGCCTCTACATGCGAAACAATATAATTTTAAGTGTAATGTTGACCACGTGGTACAATTTCAAACGATATTAACGGaatatgagtttttttattaaGTAACAGAAGGTGTGCAATTTCAAGCCATATTGGGCAGTCAGAACCCTAGATGTTGAAAGGCAGAATATGAAATTGCAAATGAAAAAAACGGTTATACCAGGCTTGAATTTACTGTCTAGTAAATGTATGATTAACATTACACTATTTTGTACATGGGACTAATCTGTTCTTCTCCAATAACTCTGTTCTTCTCCAATAACTCCATGACTTTTGCTAAGACAACATGGTGTTGTTAACTTTGATGACCCAATCCGGGTCAAAACAGATGCACCAGTCCGgttcaacaaaataaaacatcaaattatgtcaacaaaataaaacatcaaattATGTCAATTGTGATTAACTTTTTTTATATGCAACATTACAACTATTTGTAAAACCTTTGTGGCCGTTTGATGAGTTTAAGGTATTACAGTTGTGCTCTAAGACAAATATTCAATTATTAATTCAGATGATGAACAACATAATTTTAATTGGACATAAAGATGGTAAATTAATAAGTAATTGACTTTGGAAGGATTTGAATTCCTTGTTGACGAtcttaacaatatatatatatagatgtattgtaaaaaaatatatatagatgtcTGATAACCCAATGAAGTAAAAACAAGTTGACTTGTTTTTCATTTATTATATAAGCAAATGTATAATTTCATGGATCATTTGcagaaaattaattatattaatgaaTTAGGAAATGGCAAGCCTGAATTTCATCCTGATAGTTTCTTGGTTTCTCCTTTTAAACATCATCCATGGCTCTTCTGATGGAGATCGAAAGgcattttaatttcatttttctcTAATCTCTGCTTAAGTTATAATTAATTGTTGTTAATGTATTTATGAATTTATTTATGTTTGTGGAATATAAATGCAGGTATATATTGTATATATGGGGGACCGTCCAAAAGGTGTATTTGATGCAGCAACACTTCATTCTACTATGTTGCAACTGGTTGTAGGCAGGTCGGTCCGAGTATTCGATTATAAAGACTTAAAATCTGTTTGGTTTAATTGTTAAATATTTGATGTTACTTTtagctgtttgttgttgttgctaTTAAATCGTTATTAGTGTTCGGTAAAATTATGGTTTATTAAAAAGATGTTGAAACGAGCTAATGTTGCACTTTCCAGTACTGGTGCATCAGAATATCTACTCCATAACTATCAGAGAAGCTTCAACGGTTTCGTCGCTAAGCTGACCGAAGACGAGAAGCAGAAAATGAGCGGTAGGGGGGAACCCTTCACCTTAATCTACATTAAAATGAACAACTTTCTGGATTTTAGTTCTTACTAACTTTTTTTGTAGAGATGGAAGGTGTGGTATCTGTGTTCCTTAGTAAAAAGAAGAAACTTCACACTTCAAGGTCTTGGGATTTTATGGGGTTCCCTGAGAATGTAAGAACATCAAGTAATGAAAGCAACATTGTTATTGGAATGCTTGATTCTGGAATTTGGCCTGAATCTCAGAGCTTTAGTGATGAAGGATTTGGTCCACCTCCAACAAAATGGGAGGGCACTTGCACCCCAGGGGACTCCAATTTCACCTGCAACAAGTAAGGCTAATTGATCTAATTTCAATAATTAAGTTAACACAAAATGTACTTATATGTGATTAATTATTACAGCAAAATAATAGGGGCTCGATACTATAACGCGGAAGGGGATATATATCCAGAAGAACTTGCTTCCCCGAGAGATTCAGAAGGACATGGAACACATACATCATCAATAGCAGCAGGAGACATGGTTAGCAAGGCAAGCCTCTTCGGCCTTGGCGAAGGGACTGCTCGAGGAGGCGTGCCTTCTGCTCGTATTTCTGTTTACAAGATATGCTGGATTAAAGGGTGTTCAGAGGCTGATATTCTTGCTGCATTTGATGATGCTATTGCTGATGGAGTTGATATAATATCTATTTCCGTCGGAGGCACGCCAACTGACTATTTCGACGATCCTATAGCTATTGGAGCTTTTCATGCAATGAAGAATGGTATACTCACTTCCAATTCTGCTGGTAATGAAGGTCCTAATCTTAAATCTGTCTCCAATTGTTCGCCTTGGTCTCTTTCTGTTGCTGCTAGCACTATTGACAGAAAGTTCGTAACCCCGGTCGTATTAGGCAATGGAGCTATCTATGAGGTGAGAATGCATTCATTTTATAGGTTTGAAGTAGTATCAGATGCAGAACCAAATATTCGGTGTTAAATGGatgaaaatttgttaaaaattaCAGATTTTATTTTCAACTAAGCATCAGCGACAGATACTTTGCATCAAATCTGTCAGAAAGTTTGCAAAAAATGAAGTTACTGACGGGTATTATAAGACTTGTGACTTGATCAAAACCATCACTTTCCTTCATTGCAGGGACTTTCAGTAAATACCTTTGAACCTGGAAATAAAATGTATCCTATCATTTACGGCGGTGATGCTCCGAACAAGTCCGGTGGATACAGCAGCGCCCAATCCAGGTataattataaacaagaaaTAATTCAGACAACACACATCATATTGTAACTTTTGGGACTTGAGTTTGATAGTGATATCAAAATGTAATATTCCGCAAAAATACGCAAACATACTAAACTATGTTGCACGACACTCCACTTTACTAGCATTTCTACGTTTCGTGTCCTTGTCCTTGTTCATTTGAAGGCTATTTTATGAAAGTTAcgttttagaaataatgtttcctaGCGTGCAATATAGATACTAAGTTGATTGAGAAATGCAGGTATTGCGCGGCAGAAGCTTTGAACAAGACTTTAGTTGAAGGGAAAATTGTTCTGTGTGATGGATTGAATGAGGACAATACAAACTCCATTGGTGTACTTGGCATAGTATCAAAACAAGAACAAGATTATGCTGATTTTGCATCCACTTTCCCTTTACCAGCTTCATTATTAAGCTCTACTAATAATGCTGATGCCTTGAATTACATTACCACTACCAGGTAATTCAAACTTCTGCTTATTGTAATGCAGCTCATAGAGTTCTAATTAGTAGTTCTTATTTCACCAGTAAACCGACGGCGAAAATATTCAAGAGCACAGAACATAAAGATGGATTAGCCCCATATGTTGCTTCCTTTTCTTCAAGAGGACCTAATCCAATAACCAAAGATATTCTCAAGGCAAGTCGAAATCGAATCGATTCGTAGTgactttttcttgttttttctttttttaacttGCCTGTCTTGATGTTCAGCCTGACCTGACTGCACCTGGAGTGGATATTCTAGCAGCATGGTCTGAACATACTTCAGTAACAGGAATTTCAGGGGATAAAAGAGTAGTTCCGTACAATATAATCTCAGGCACATCCATGTCATGTCCTCATGCATCTGCTGCTGCTGCTTATATCAAGTCATTTCACCCAAATTGGTCTCCTGCTGCCATTAAATCTGCTCTTATGACCACAGGTAATCACTTTTATTAGAGATAATAGAAACTGTTAGGAATTGAATCGCATAACTCAAAACACAATATTCATGTGGTTCGACTAACTTTGCTATGTCCACAAGCGAGAAGGAATACATAATTCATTAATAATCGGCAAGTTGTTACAATAATAAAGAAATCTCATTGTTGACCCAAGTCTCGAACTCTCAAATGTCATAAGACCCAATTACACGCAAATGATCACGTGTATAATCCCAGAGCACCAGCTCCAAAACTGTCAGGCAGTGATGGAACCAAAACAAAAACTAGGGAGATCAATGGAAAAAATTTAGTGAGGAAACATAGATAATTTTGGGATTAATAATCACTGACGGAAAAGTCCGTCCCTAACTAATACTGCCAAATTTGTCTAATTTCTGTACCAAACTAGCGACAAAACATTGTGTTGAGACGAAATTTTCCGTG includes:
- the LOC136226943 gene encoding cucumisin-like isoform X3 produces the protein MGERPKGEFSASMLHTSMLQQILGSGASDYLLHSYHRSFNGFAAKLTQEEKQKMAGVEGVVSVFLSQKMKLQTTRSWNFMNFSVNATRSTNESNIIVGMFDAGVWPESESFNDEGYGPPPSKWKGTCQGNSNFTCNNKIIGARYYHSDGAVGPEEFDSPRDSEGHGTHTASIVAGDVVSQASLLGFASGTARGGVPSARIAVYKICWSDGCSDADILAAFDDAIADGVDIISLSVGLNWPVAVDYFEDPIAIGAFYSMKNDRKFVTKLKLGNGVIFEGVSINTFSPENTMYPIIYAGNAQNTSTWESSRSCFIDSLNKTLVEGKIVLCDNELADKDLLAVGAFGMISNFGKHRDVAGSFALPATQISSTNITYLLNYLNSTSEPTAKIFKSVENKDEFAPYVLSLSSRGPSPITKDIMKPDLTAPGVDILAAWSEATSVTGSKMDKRVVQYNIISGTSMSCPHASAAAAYVKSFHPTWSPAAIKSALMTTAYPVSSSRKTDAEFAYGSGHINPTKAMDPGLVYDAEELDYVKFLCGQGYNTRQLQDITGDSSACSEQINGTVWDLNYPSFAVSVLPGETIAREFHRTVTNVGSPSSTYKALIHSPPGLKIQVEPDVLSFQFVGQKQDFTVTVEAVGSDEYPISSGILIWDDGVHLVRTPIVGFIYNF
- the LOC136226943 gene encoding cucumisin-like isoform X2 yields the protein MGERPKGEFSASMLHTSMLQQILGSGASDYLLHSYHRSFNGFAAKLTQEEKQKMAGVEGVVSVFLSQKMKLQTTRSWNFMNFSVNATRSTNESNIIVGMFDAGVWPESESFNDEGYGPPPSKWKGTCQGNSNFTCNNKIIGARYYHSDGAVGPEEFDSPRDSEGHGTHTASIVAGDVVSQASLLGFASGTARGGVPSARIAVYKICWSDGCSDADILAAFDDAIADGVDIISLSVGLNWPVAVDYFEDPIAIGAFYSMKNGILTSNAAGNYGPALMSIANYSPWSLSVGASTIDRKFVTKLKLGNGVIFEGVSINTFSPENTMYPIIYAGNAQNTSTWESSRSCFIDSLNKTLVEGKIVLCDNELADKDLLAVGAFGMISNFGKHRDVAGSFALPATQISSTNITYLLNYLNSTSEPTAKIFKSVENKDEFAPYVLSLSSRGPSPITKDIMKPDLTAPGVDILAAWSEATSVTGSKMDKRVVQYNIISGTSMSCPHASAAAAYVKSFHPTWSPAAIKSALMTTAYPVSSSRKTDAEFAYGSGHINPTKAMDPGLVYDAEELDYVKFLCGQGYNTRQLQDITGDSSACSEQINGTVWDLNYPSFAVSVLPGETIAREFHRTVTNVGSPSSTYKALIHSPPGLKIQVEPDVLSFQFVGQKQDFTVTVEAVGSDEYPISSGILIWDDGVHLVRTPIVGFIYNF
- the LOC136226943 gene encoding cucumisin-like isoform X1; protein product: MAGLNTVLLAWLLLINLIHSVICSSHGISDGERKVYIVYMGERPKGEFSASMLHTSMLQQILGSGASDYLLHSYHRSFNGFAAKLTQEEKQKMAGVEGVVSVFLSQKMKLQTTRSWNFMNFSVNATRSTNESNIIVGMFDAGVWPESESFNDEGYGPPPSKWKGTCQGNSNFTCNNKIIGARYYHSDGAVGPEEFDSPRDSEGHGTHTASIVAGDVVSQASLLGFASGTARGGVPSARIAVYKICWSDGCSDADILAAFDDAIADGVDIISLSVGLNWPVAVDYFEDPIAIGAFYSMKNGILTSNAAGNYGPALMSIANYSPWSLSVGASTIDRKFVTKLKLGNGVIFEGVSINTFSPENTMYPIIYAGNAQNTSTWESSRSCFIDSLNKTLVEGKIVLCDNELADKDLLAVGAFGMISNFGKHRDVAGSFALPATQISSTNITYLLNYLNSTSEPTAKIFKSVENKDEFAPYVLSLSSRGPSPITKDIMKPDLTAPGVDILAAWSEATSVTGSKMDKRVVQYNIISGTSMSCPHASAAAAYVKSFHPTWSPAAIKSALMTTAYPVSSSRKTDAEFAYGSGHINPTKAMDPGLVYDAEELDYVKFLCGQGYNTRQLQDITGDSSACSEQINGTVWDLNYPSFAVSVLPGETIAREFHRTVTNVGSPSSTYKALIHSPPGLKIQVEPDVLSFQFVGQKQDFTVTVEAVGSDEYPISSGILIWDDGVHLVRTPIVGFIYNF